In Bacteroidales bacterium, one DNA window encodes the following:
- a CDS encoding SDR family oxidoreductase, with protein MKKTIFITGASAGLGKSTAKLFQSMGWTVIATMRTPEKERELSKLDNITILPLDISEEKQIEELARRVTGKYSVDVVLNNAGYGLIGVLESLTDEQISRQLSTNLLGTIRVTKAFTPYFRARRSGMFINVTSMFGLIGYPTCSIYAATKFGIDGFSESLAYELAHFNVKVKIIAPGGIQTDFAGRSMDGGQHDSYEGLVKKVSAGYSEESISQFSTPEDVAAVIYEAATNNRDQLRYIAGKDAALLYNERLDNGAEAQYLKIQKLFL; from the coding sequence ATGAAGAAAACTATTTTTATAACAGGAGCATCGGCGGGATTAGGAAAATCAACTGCCAAATTGTTCCAATCCATGGGCTGGACCGTGATCGCAACCATGCGAACTCCCGAAAAAGAAAGAGAACTGTCTAAACTTGATAATATTACCATTCTGCCTTTGGACATTTCGGAAGAAAAACAAATTGAAGAACTCGCCCGAAGGGTAACTGGAAAATATTCAGTTGACGTTGTACTGAATAATGCAGGCTACGGTTTAATCGGCGTACTGGAGTCATTGACTGACGAACAGATTTCCCGGCAACTCTCCACCAATCTGTTAGGCACAATCAGGGTTACCAAAGCATTTACACCATATTTCCGCGCAAGAAGAAGCGGCATGTTCATTAATGTGACCTCCATGTTCGGCTTGATTGGCTACCCTACTTGTTCGATTTATGCAGCAACAAAATTTGGCATTGATGGCTTTTCAGAAAGCTTGGCCTATGAACTGGCCCATTTTAATGTCAAAGTCAAAATCATTGCCCCTGGCGGGATTCAAACGGATTTTGCAGGTCGATCTATGGACGGAGGTCAGCATGATTCCTATGAAGGACTGGTAAAAAAAGTGAGTGCCGGCTACAGCGAAGAAAGTATAAGTCAGTTTTCCACGCCTGAAGATGTTGCTGCTGTCATTTATGAAGCGGCTACTAACAACAGAGACCAACTCAGATATATTGCTGGCAAAGATGCCGCTCTCTTATATAATGAAAGACTTGATAACGGTGCGGAAGCACAATACCTTAAAATTCAAAAATTGTTCTTATGA